Proteins from one Candidatus Hydrogenedentota bacterium genomic window:
- a CDS encoding insulinase family protein — MSAPSIAVDTSSIHKLDNGLTVLLEPLPYLRTAAAGVWIATGSANERPEQAGVSHFLEHLFFKGTTKRTARQLMEAIESKGGHLNAFTSRDYTCLYAKMLGEHVGVAIEILGDIVKDSQFFDFEKERNVILEEIASSEDVPEDHVHDLLTRNFWPDHPLGTPIAGSKETMTAMTPADVRTYFEHWYRPENLIVSVAGCFDEAIVLEQIRQEFSSLTAGVAQQPDSVPAFTPGIHHAASDISQDHLAFAFPGPSIFDDKRYVYNMLSNALGGGPTSRLFETIREQEGLAYSIYGYHASYWRTGMMGVYAAIAPENLEKTCNLAFAEIRKLREEPLPQQELELNREQLKGSVLMTLESTFNRMTRMAKSFMYHGRILPVDEIIAGVEAVTAEEIQQLAQERYTPEQCALVVLGPKNGARLESVPL, encoded by the coding sequence ATGTCCGCACCTTCGATAGCTGTCGATACATCGTCCATACACAAACTCGACAACGGCCTTACCGTTCTACTCGAGCCGTTGCCGTACCTGCGCACCGCGGCCGCGGGCGTGTGGATCGCGACGGGATCCGCGAACGAGCGGCCCGAACAGGCCGGCGTGTCACACTTCCTCGAACATCTGTTCTTCAAAGGCACGACGAAACGCACCGCTCGCCAACTCATGGAGGCGATCGAGTCCAAGGGCGGGCACCTCAACGCGTTCACCTCGCGCGACTATACGTGCCTCTACGCAAAAATGCTCGGCGAACACGTCGGCGTCGCGATCGAAATCCTTGGCGACATCGTGAAGGACTCGCAGTTCTTCGATTTCGAAAAAGAGCGCAACGTCATTCTCGAAGAAATCGCCAGCAGCGAGGACGTGCCGGAAGACCACGTACACGATCTGCTCACCCGCAACTTCTGGCCGGACCATCCGCTCGGCACTCCAATCGCAGGCTCGAAAGAAACGATGACGGCAATGACGCCCGCCGACGTGCGCACGTACTTCGAGCACTGGTACAGGCCGGAGAACCTCATCGTTTCCGTAGCCGGCTGCTTCGACGAAGCAATCGTGCTCGAACAGATTCGGCAGGAGTTCTCCTCGTTGACCGCCGGAGTCGCGCAGCAGCCCGACAGCGTGCCCGCGTTTACACCCGGCATTCACCACGCCGCCAGCGACATCTCGCAGGACCATTTGGCCTTTGCGTTTCCCGGCCCCAGCATCTTCGACGACAAACGCTACGTCTATAACATGCTCTCGAACGCGCTCGGCGGCGGCCCCACGTCGCGCCTCTTCGAAACGATTCGCGAGCAGGAAGGCCTCGCGTACTCGATCTACGGCTATCACGCGAGCTATTGGCGCACCGGCATGATGGGCGTATACGCGGCGATCGCGCCGGAGAATTTGGAGAAGACATGCAACCTCGCGTTCGCCGAGATTCGCAAGCTGCGCGAGGAACCGCTGCCGCAACAGGAACTCGAACTCAACCGCGAGCAGTTGAAGGGCAGCGTGCTGATGACGCTCGAGAGCACGTTCAATCGCATGACGCGCATGGCAAAATCGTTCATGTATCACGGCCGGATTCTGCCGGTGGACGAAATTATCGCCGGCGTCGAAGCGGTCACGGCGGAGGAAATTCAACAGCTCGCGCAAGAACGTTACACGCCGGAACAGTGCGCGCTCGTCGTGCTGGGCCCGAAGAACGGCGCCAGGCTGGAAAGCGTGCCGCTATGA